A genomic region of bacterium contains the following coding sequences:
- a CDS encoding sigma-70 family RNA polymerase sigma factor, which yields MADQATFADQAMVYMDQLYSAARRMTRNAADAEDLVQETYLRAYRGFGNFQQGTNLRAWLFRILTNAFINSYRSKQRKPQSVDLAGVEDLYLHQRLGGDTKAALGASAEDVLMETITESEIIDALESLPEEYRVAVLLADVEGFAYKEIAEILDVPMGTVMSRLHRGRKTLQKRLLEFGRTRGWVDPPDPDRAPAPAGI from the coding sequence ATGGCTGACCAAGCCACTTTCGCCGACCAGGCCATGGTCTACATGGACCAGCTCTATTCGGCGGCCCGGCGGATGACTCGCAATGCGGCCGACGCCGAAGACTTGGTGCAGGAGACCTACTTGCGGGCCTACCGGGGATTCGGCAACTTCCAGCAGGGTACCAACCTGCGGGCTTGGCTGTTCCGAATCCTCACCAATGCATTCATCAACTCCTACCGGAGCAAGCAGCGCAAACCGCAATCGGTGGACCTGGCCGGAGTCGAGGACCTTTACCTGCACCAGCGTCTAGGGGGCGACACCAAGGCGGCGCTAGGGGCCAGCGCCGAGGACGTGCTGATGGAGACGATCACCGAATCGGAGATCATCGACGCCCTGGAGTCGTTGCCCGAGGAGTACCGGGTCGCCGTGCTGTTGGCCGATGTAGAGGGCTTCGCCTACAAGGAGATCGCCGAAATCTTGGACGTGCCCATGGGCACGGTCATGAGCAGGCTGCATCGGGGAAGAAAAACGCTGCAAAAGCGGTTGTTAGAGTTCGGAAGAACAAGGGGCTGGGTGGATCCACCCGACCCCGACCGGGCGCCGGCTCCGGCTGGCATCTGA
- a CDS encoding acyl-CoA dehydrogenase family protein, whose product MVEHSQDSPRQAAFRAEVRAWLEARAPLREDGDGWSTRTTHPDAEAERTHMDRCRAWQRELYESGWAAIDWPVDHGGQGGERWQRQIFQQEAAQFDVTSGFLAAGIALAGPAIGHFGTDEQKARHLKPMLRGDEVWCQLFSEPGAGSDLANLATRAERDGDEFVVNGQKVWNSSAHLSDWGILLARTDPDAPKHKGITFFLLDMATPGVDPRPIRTINGSAHFNEVFLSEVRIPADNVVGEVNSGWAVARLVLANESTMIGGGMDRADSTANLIALARRWGTAQDPMVRQELAQAYTKEKLLDWMGRRLQEDVRQGRQPTFDGSVLKVYWSESRRDRGNLGVGMLGGYGVAGDHADTGVWANEALNRFWGSIGGGTDEVHRNNMAERVLGLPPEPRVDKHVPWREQVGGTQHG is encoded by the coding sequence GTGGTCGAGCACTCGCAGGACTCCCCGAGGCAAGCGGCATTCCGGGCGGAGGTGCGGGCCTGGCTGGAAGCCCGTGCTCCACTGCGGGAAGACGGCGATGGCTGGTCGACTCGTACCACCCATCCCGACGCCGAAGCGGAGAGGACCCACATGGACCGCTGCCGGGCGTGGCAGCGAGAGCTGTACGAGAGCGGCTGGGCGGCCATCGACTGGCCCGTCGACCACGGCGGCCAAGGCGGCGAGCGGTGGCAGCGGCAGATCTTCCAGCAAGAGGCCGCCCAGTTCGACGTCACCAGCGGCTTTCTCGCCGCGGGCATTGCCCTGGCCGGGCCGGCCATCGGCCACTTCGGCACCGATGAGCAGAAAGCCCGCCATCTGAAGCCCATGCTGCGGGGCGATGAGGTGTGGTGCCAGCTATTCAGCGAGCCCGGTGCCGGGTCGGATCTGGCCAACTTGGCGACCAGGGCCGAACGGGACGGAGACGAGTTTGTGGTGAACGGACAGAAGGTGTGGAATTCCTCAGCCCACCTGTCGGACTGGGGAATCCTGCTGGCCCGAACCGATCCCGACGCCCCCAAGCACAAGGGGATCACGTTCTTCCTGCTGGACATGGCCACCCCCGGCGTGGATCCCCGTCCCATCCGCACCATCAACGGTTCGGCCCACTTCAACGAGGTGTTTTTGAGCGAGGTGCGGATCCCAGCCGACAACGTGGTCGGCGAGGTGAACAGCGGATGGGCGGTGGCCCGGTTAGTGCTGGCCAACGAGTCCACCATGATCGGTGGCGGAATGGACCGGGCCGACAGCACAGCCAACCTGATCGCCCTGGCCCGGCGGTGGGGCACGGCCCAAGACCCAATGGTCCGCCAAGAGCTGGCCCAGGCCTACACCAAGGAGAAGCTGTTGGACTGGATGGGGCGGCGGCTGCAAGAGGACGTGCGCCAGGGCCGTCAACCCACCTTCGACGGCTCGGTGCTGAAGGTGTACTGGTCGGAGAGCCGCCGGGACCGGGGCAACCTCGGTGTGGGGATGCTCGGGGGATACGGGGTGGCTGGTGATCATGCCGATACGGGAGTGTGGGCCAACGAGGCGCTGAACCGGTTTTGGGGATCGATCGGCGGCGGCACCGACGAGGTACACCGCAACAACATGGCCGAGCGGGTGCTCGGTTTGCCCCCCGAGCCCCGGGTGGACAAGCACGTCCCGTGGCGGGAACAGGTGGGCGGAACCCAACATGGCTGA
- a CDS encoding methyltransferase domain-containing protein: protein MADDRYGVRDEEVEIERNRLEMLSEARDPRTRRILDSTGLSPGWRCWEVGAGAGSVSAWLGKRVGPDGTVWSTDVDLQFHRPVLPNVVVEQHDVTSDPVPESAFDLVHARAVLQHLPERDQVIEKLWGALVPGGWLMAEDGAFASFAEQTLPEPYATIHRYVSSGVTTEWRDADYGVRLTGRFRDLGAADIDIVGDVWAMRPGEPGGEWWFMALERAMPRLVEAGLVSAEDGETALAQVRAPGFVMMSTVSIAVVGRKPSA from the coding sequence ATGGCCGATGATCGATACGGGGTTCGCGACGAAGAGGTGGAGATCGAGCGCAACCGCCTCGAGATGCTGTCTGAAGCCCGCGACCCCCGCACTCGGCGAATCTTGGACAGCACAGGGCTGAGTCCCGGGTGGAGGTGTTGGGAGGTGGGCGCCGGCGCTGGCTCGGTATCGGCCTGGCTGGGCAAGCGAGTCGGACCCGACGGCACGGTGTGGTCAACCGATGTCGACCTCCAATTCCACCGCCCAGTGCTGCCCAACGTGGTGGTGGAACAGCACGACGTGACTAGCGACCCGGTTCCCGAATCGGCCTTCGACCTCGTGCACGCCCGGGCCGTTCTCCAGCATCTGCCTGAGCGCGACCAGGTGATCGAGAAACTCTGGGGCGCCCTTGTTCCCGGCGGTTGGCTGATGGCAGAGGACGGCGCCTTCGCCTCCTTTGCCGAGCAGACGCTGCCCGAGCCCTACGCGACTATCCACCGCTATGTGTCCTCGGGGGTTACCACCGAGTGGCGCGACGCCGACTATGGCGTGCGGCTGACCGGTCGCTTCCGCGACCTGGGAGCAGCAGACATCGACATCGTCGGCGATGTGTGGGCCATGCGCCCCGGCGAGCCGGGAGGGGAATGGTGGTTCATGGCCCTGGAGCGGGCCATGCCCCGGCTGGTGGAGGCCGGCCTGGTGAGCGCCGAAGACGGCGAAACGGCCTTGGCTCAGGTTCGAGCGCCGGGATTTGTCATGATGAGCACTGTCTCAATCGCAGTAGTCGGGCGAAAGCCCTCGGCTTAG
- a CDS encoding cytochrome P450 — translation MEPLELWSPTTFENGFPHDYFRHKRDNDPVFWCEHPRWQGFWNVTRHADVQRVSRDSECFSNQPNPFLPGDRGPAVDDGSNQEMLISLDPPDHTKMRKLVNRGFTPRRVRDLEENIQAQVDRLIDQVSGKTSCEMVNEIAVELPLQVIADLVGVPEEDRHQIFHWTEITFGFDEKYSMEEQIEAGAQMFAYADQMCEIRKKEPHDDLIGVLLEADIDGESLTQLQIDVFFMLLQNAGSETTRNLITTGTLELLRHPDQLQMLRDDPSLIPNAVEELLRYTTPVMQFVRRPRYDTMVGDQEIKAGDPVVIWYPSANRDKREFENSDTLDVTRDASQHVAFGAGGPHFCLGASLARLEAKMMFEAIIGRFEGLELGVDDPQTLPRLHSSLIDGYVEMPLSWKAVKPAA, via the coding sequence ATGGAACCACTAGAACTCTGGAGTCCAACCACCTTCGAGAACGGATTTCCTCACGACTATTTCCGCCACAAGCGCGACAACGATCCGGTGTTCTGGTGCGAGCACCCACGCTGGCAAGGGTTCTGGAACGTCACTCGCCACGCCGATGTGCAGCGGGTATCCCGCGACTCGGAATGCTTCAGCAACCAGCCCAATCCCTTCTTGCCCGGTGATCGGGGGCCCGCGGTTGACGACGGGTCCAACCAGGAGATGCTCATCAGCCTCGACCCACCCGATCACACCAAGATGCGCAAGCTGGTCAACCGGGGGTTCACGCCTCGCCGGGTGCGCGACTTGGAGGAGAATATCCAGGCCCAAGTCGACCGGCTGATCGATCAGGTATCAGGCAAGACCAGCTGTGAGATGGTGAACGAGATCGCAGTGGAGCTGCCCTTGCAGGTGATCGCCGACTTGGTAGGCGTACCCGAAGAAGACCGCCACCAGATCTTCCACTGGACCGAGATCACCTTCGGGTTTGACGAGAAATACAGCATGGAGGAGCAGATAGAGGCTGGAGCGCAGATGTTCGCTTATGCCGATCAGATGTGCGAGATCCGCAAGAAGGAGCCCCATGACGACCTCATAGGTGTGCTCTTGGAGGCCGATATCGACGGGGAATCGCTTACCCAGTTGCAAATCGACGTGTTCTTCATGCTCCTCCAGAACGCGGGCTCCGAGACCACCCGCAATCTCATCACCACTGGCACCTTGGAGCTGCTCCGCCATCCCGATCAGCTTCAGATGCTCCGCGACGACCCGTCGCTCATCCCCAATGCCGTGGAGGAGCTGTTGCGCTACACCACCCCGGTGATGCAGTTTGTGCGCCGGCCCCGCTATGACACCATGGTGGGGGACCAGGAGATCAAGGCCGGAGACCCGGTTGTGATTTGGTATCCCTCGGCCAATCGAGACAAGCGGGAATTTGAGAATTCCGACACACTCGACGTGACCCGCGACGCCAGCCAGCACGTGGCCTTCGGCGCTGGCGGACCCCATTTCTGCCTGGGGGCGTCACTGGCCCGCCTTGAAGCAAAAATGATGTTTGAGGCCATAATCGGCCGCTTCGAGGGCTTGGAGCTGGGAGTGGACGATCCCCAGACCCTGCCCCGCCTGCACTCCAGCCTCATCGACGGATACGTCGAGATGCCGCTGAGCTGGAAGGCGGTCAAACCGGCTGCCTAG
- a CDS encoding extracellular solute-binding protein yields MNKISRTGLAGVLIALALLAVACAGDSGTKLEGVATTVYDGKCADDTGTSVTVYSGRSENLMKPVYDAFACETGTTVRVRWGSSTDLALLIDTEGDRTEADVFISRSPGPVGFLEANGHLTAMDSSVLDLVDDDHRGDNGTWIGFSGRKRVLVHNVEIVPPTELPTSVFELTDPKWRGRVAIPATNGSFEDWFTVFRFSYGDDVATQWLSDMVDNDARYYPNNVAIVEAAARGEIDVGLVNHYYNYRLAADAEAAGQEHLAANYDLSDEDIGSLLIITAATMTTNVSDREAAQSLISYLLSPSVQRFFTRNTFEYPLAGDVEPNPVLPPLSALSIGSVNFDALGGGFDATEEIIQSSGILSQ; encoded by the coding sequence ATGAACAAGATTTCCCGTACTGGGCTGGCTGGCGTGCTGATCGCGTTGGCCCTTTTGGCTGTGGCCTGCGCCGGCGATAGCGGCACGAAACTCGAAGGCGTTGCCACCACCGTCTACGACGGCAAGTGCGCCGACGACACCGGCACCTCGGTCACCGTCTACTCGGGCCGAAGCGAGAACCTGATGAAGCCCGTCTATGACGCATTCGCCTGCGAAACCGGGACGACAGTGCGGGTTCGCTGGGGTTCGTCCACCGACTTGGCCCTCTTGATCGACACCGAGGGCGACCGCACCGAAGCCGACGTCTTCATCTCCCGCTCTCCCGGGCCGGTGGGCTTCCTGGAGGCGAATGGCCATCTCACCGCAATGGACAGCAGTGTGCTCGACCTGGTTGACGATGATCATCGAGGAGACAACGGCACCTGGATCGGCTTCTCCGGACGCAAGCGGGTGCTGGTACACAACGTCGAAATCGTGCCCCCCACCGAGCTACCAACCTCGGTGTTCGAGCTCACCGATCCAAAGTGGAGGGGACGGGTGGCCATCCCGGCTACCAACGGGTCGTTTGAGGACTGGTTCACCGTTTTCCGTTTCAGCTACGGCGACGACGTGGCTACCCAGTGGTTGAGCGACATGGTGGACAACGACGCTCGCTACTACCCCAACAACGTCGCCATTGTGGAGGCCGCCGCCCGGGGCGAGATCGACGTGGGCCTGGTGAACCACTACTACAACTACCGACTGGCCGCTGATGCCGAAGCCGCCGGTCAGGAGCATCTAGCTGCCAACTACGACCTCTCCGATGAGGACATCGGCTCGCTGCTCATCATCACCGCCGCCACCATGACCACCAACGTGTCGGACCGAGAAGCAGCCCAAAGCCTTATCTCCTACCTGCTTTCGCCCTCCGTGCAGCGCTTCTTCACGAGGAACACATTTGAATACCCCCTCGCTGGCGATGTCGAGCCCAACCCGGTGCTGCCCCCGCTCTCAGCCCTGTCGATCGGCTCGGTCAACTTCGATGCCCTTGGCGGAGGCTTCGATGCCACCGAAGAGATCATCCAAAGCAGCGGAATATTGAGTCAGTAA
- a CDS encoding cytochrome P450 — translation MDVDPLDLISPKRYGANGHPHELMAWMRQNSPVHWCEPDGFQNFWAVTRHADIIEVSMQPELFSNEADSIAVRNDQQVADLEKHGSIISQMRTIISMDPPEHRLYRKVASGFFTPRGISELDQIVHDSAKALLDSLGDEGECDFVDVIAQRHPLRVLSTILGIDQTDEERLLVLTQQLLSGDDPDYQRKADSRYEASLEVGLEFYAMFDRIIKDRQANPQEDLATMLANAHLPTGEALPEIETFGYYLIVFTAGHDTTRNGLSGALEAFLANPDQLQRLRENPELIKDAVEEVVRWSTPVNYMKRTAMADATVAGQPVKEGEFVVMFYASGNRDETVFDRPNDFDIGRHPNRHLGFGWAEHYCLGAHLARASTQALIKQMAERVIEIEPAGPIVRTESNLIVGAKKLPVRYKLRPAA, via the coding sequence GTGGACGTCGACCCCCTAGATCTCATCTCCCCCAAGCGCTACGGCGCCAACGGGCATCCCCACGAATTGATGGCCTGGATGCGCCAGAACTCTCCGGTGCATTGGTGCGAGCCCGACGGCTTTCAGAACTTCTGGGCCGTAACCCGCCATGCCGACATCATCGAAGTCTCTATGCAGCCCGAGTTGTTCAGCAACGAGGCTGACAGCATCGCGGTACGCAACGACCAACAGGTCGCCGACTTGGAGAAGCACGGCAGCATCATCAGCCAAATGCGGACCATCATTAGCATGGATCCTCCTGAGCATCGGCTCTACCGCAAGGTGGCCAGCGGGTTCTTCACCCCCCGGGGTATCAGCGAGCTCGACCAGATCGTCCACGACAGCGCTAAAGCCCTGCTCGACAGCCTGGGCGACGAGGGGGAGTGCGATTTCGTGGATGTCATCGCCCAGCGCCACCCGCTGCGGGTGTTGTCCACCATCCTGGGCATCGACCAAACCGATGAGGAGCGCCTGTTGGTTCTGACCCAGCAGCTGCTGTCGGGCGACGATCCCGACTACCAGCGGAAGGCCGACAGCCGCTACGAGGCCAGCCTGGAAGTGGGCTTGGAGTTCTACGCCATGTTCGACCGCATCATCAAAGACCGCCAGGCCAATCCCCAAGAGGATTTGGCCACCATGTTGGCCAATGCCCATCTGCCCACCGGCGAGGCCCTGCCCGAGATCGAGACCTTTGGCTACTACCTCATCGTGTTCACTGCCGGGCACGACACCACTCGCAATGGACTGTCGGGCGCGCTAGAGGCGTTCTTGGCCAATCCCGACCAGCTTCAGCGGCTGAGGGAAAACCCGGAACTAATCAAAGATGCGGTGGAAGAAGTGGTTCGGTGGTCCACCCCGGTCAACTACATGAAGCGCACCGCCATGGCTGATGCCACCGTGGCTGGTCAGCCGGTGAAAGAGGGCGAATTCGTGGTGATGTTCTACGCCTCGGGCAATCGGGATGAGACGGTGTTCGACCGCCCCAACGACTTCGACATCGGCCGCCATCCCAACCGCCATCTGGGGTTCGGCTGGGCCGAGCACTACTGCTTGGGGGCGCACCTGGCCCGGGCCAGCACCCAGGCCCTCATCAAGCAGATGGCGGAGCGGGTGATCGAAATCGAGCCGGCTGGGCCGATCGTTCGCACCGAGTCCAACCTCATCGTCGGCGCCAAGAAGCTGCCGGTTCGCTACAAACTGCGTCCCGCGGCCTGA
- a CDS encoding NAD(P)/FAD-dependent oxidoreductase has protein sequence MSSNDQNPVHYDAVVIGAGFAGIYMLYKLRQMGLTAKAYETGDDVGGTWYWNRYPGARCDVESLEYCYSFDPELEQEWEWTERYPGQPEILRYAQHVAERYDLYRDIQFNTKVTKAAFDDDSGRWLISSAPAVDHIDHNHALAGPDRDLVTAEYLITAVGCLSSSNVPDIEGTDTFDGKICHTGRYPKEGIDFTGKRVGIIGTGSSGIQAIPVIAETAEHLTVFQRTPQYAIPARNHPLDPVEQAEVKADYRRLREKNKSQQGALGARFDWNEGSVLDVEVDEAFKEFDTRWETGGFAFLGAYSDIARTPEANHVAADFVKAKIRETVKDPEIAERLIPTTYIGCKRLVLDTDYFVTFNRDNVTLVDISENTISEITPGGLRTADGADYDLDVIVFATGYDAMTGSLLRIDICGRGGLPLAEQWYAGPRTYLGLGVPGFPNMFTITGPGSPSVLANMIVCIEQHVDWIGNCISYMRANGHRHIEATEQATEAWVDHVNLVASYTLYPTCNSWYLGANIPGKTRVFMPLPGFPDYAEKCDQVAAASYEGFDLTS, from the coding sequence ATGAGCTCCAACGACCAAAATCCAGTCCACTACGACGCCGTAGTCATCGGTGCCGGGTTCGCCGGCATCTACATGCTCTACAAGCTGCGGCAAATGGGGCTCACTGCCAAGGCTTATGAGACCGGCGACGATGTGGGCGGCACCTGGTACTGGAACCGCTATCCCGGCGCCCGCTGCGATGTGGAGAGCCTGGAGTACTGCTACAGCTTTGACCCCGAACTGGAGCAGGAGTGGGAGTGGACCGAGCGCTACCCAGGACAGCCAGAGATTCTCCGCTACGCCCAGCACGTGGCCGAGCGCTACGACTTGTATCGGGACATCCAGTTCAACACCAAGGTCACCAAGGCGGCCTTCGACGACGACAGCGGCCGCTGGCTCATCAGCAGCGCTCCCGCAGTGGACCACATCGACCACAACCACGCCCTCGCTGGCCCCGACCGCGATTTGGTGACCGCCGAGTACCTCATTACCGCGGTGGGCTGTCTGTCGTCCTCCAACGTTCCCGATATTGAGGGCACCGACACCTTCGACGGCAAGATATGCCACACCGGCCGCTACCCCAAAGAGGGCATCGACTTCACCGGCAAGCGGGTCGGCATAATCGGTACCGGTTCCTCGGGGATTCAGGCCATTCCGGTAATCGCTGAGACCGCCGAGCACCTCACCGTGTTCCAGCGCACGCCGCAATACGCCATACCGGCCCGCAACCACCCTCTCGATCCTGTCGAGCAAGCCGAGGTCAAGGCCGACTACCGCAGGCTTCGGGAGAAGAACAAGTCCCAGCAGGGTGCGCTCGGCGCCCGGTTCGACTGGAATGAGGGCTCGGTACTCGACGTCGAGGTTGACGAGGCGTTCAAGGAGTTCGATACCCGCTGGGAGACAGGCGGCTTCGCCTTCCTCGGCGCTTACTCCGATATCGCCCGCACCCCCGAGGCCAACCACGTGGCCGCCGACTTCGTCAAGGCCAAGATCCGCGAGACGGTGAAGGATCCCGAGATAGCGGAACGACTCATCCCCACCACCTACATCGGCTGCAAGCGGCTGGTGCTCGACACCGACTACTTCGTGACGTTCAACCGCGACAACGTCACGCTGGTGGACATAAGCGAGAACACCATCTCCGAAATCACTCCCGGCGGCCTGCGCACTGCCGACGGCGCCGACTACGACCTGGATGTGATCGTGTTTGCCACCGGTTACGACGCCATGACCGGCTCGCTGCTCCGCATCGACATCTGTGGCCGCGGCGGGCTCCCCTTGGCCGAGCAGTGGTACGCCGGGCCCCGCACCTATCTGGGCCTGGGCGTGCCCGGCTTCCCCAACATGTTCACCATCACCGGCCCGGGCAGCCCTTCAGTGCTGGCCAACATGATCGTGTGCATCGAGCAGCACGTGGACTGGATCGGCAACTGCATCAGCTACATGCGGGCCAACGGACACCGCCACATCGAAGCCACCGAGCAGGCCACCGAAGCCTGGGTGGACCACGTGAACCTGGTGGCCAGCTACACGCTGTACCCCACCTGCAATTCCTGGTACCTGGGGGCCAACATCCCCGGCAAGACCCGAGTGTTCATGCCCCTGCCCGGCTTCCCCGATTACGCCGAGAAGTGCGATCAAGTAGCCGCCGCCAGCTACGAGGGCTTCGACCTCACCAGTTAG
- a CDS encoding type II toxin-antitoxin system RelE/ParE family toxin has protein sequence MAWTIDYTDTAKTQLRKLDKNSARRIMDYMDERIAGADPRRVGQALTGPLGKLWRYRVGDFRVVCDIQDDAVRVLVVRVGKRDRVYR, from the coding sequence TTGGCTTGGACGATTGACTACACCGACACAGCCAAAACTCAACTGAGGAAGCTCGACAAGAACTCGGCGCGCCGCATCATGGATTACATGGATGAGCGAATTGCTGGTGCGGACCCACGCCGGGTCGGTCAGGCTCTGACCGGGCCGCTGGGAAAACTGTGGCGCTATCGGGTAGGTGATTTCCGTGTTGTCTGCGACATCCAAGACGATGCAGTACGCGTGCTCGTGGTGCGAGTGGGAAAGCGCGACAGGGTATACCGATGA
- a CDS encoding DUF6290 family protein → MPTSIRLESKTEERLSQLALLTGRTKAFYLREIIERGLEDVEDYYLAADVLERIRKNQEQTHAAADVRKELGLDD, encoded by the coding sequence ATGCCGACGTCGATTCGGTTGGAATCCAAGACAGAGGAGCGGCTCAGCCAGCTTGCCTTGCTGACGGGGCGGACAAAGGCCTTCTATTTGCGCGAGATCATCGAGCGCGGACTCGAAGATGTCGAGGACTACTACTTGGCCGCGGACGTCCTCGAACGCATCCGCAAGAACCAAGAACAGACTCATGCTGCGGCTGATGTGAGGAAAGAGCTTGGCTTGGACGATTGA